From a region of the Triticum aestivum cultivar Chinese Spring chromosome 7D, IWGSC CS RefSeq v2.1, whole genome shotgun sequence genome:
- the LOC542980 gene encoding RNA polymerase sigma factor sigA — MTATPALIGLSAGNRLLSTSFGPPNDLLSDKVNSHMSSAAGDAHGSSSLQFAPPAASKLTVAAHRLKLSPHGRAQVMRALRQSAPALAPQPPPLLPADEFSLDAIILLQRSMLEKQWQLPFEEEDDDDGGGDGHHVEAIGSAEDDDGKGRSSSVVVARSGVSARQRRMSGRRRGRSKKGSGAVHLSISPELLQSRNRIYLRGTVSKELLTHKQVVHLSKKIKDGIWLQQQRSKLKEKLGNEPSYKQMAQSLRISTPELRSRMRESFLAREVLTMSNIRLVISIAQKYDKLGVELSDLIQGGLIGLLRGIEKFDASRGFRISTYVYWWIRQGVSRALADNSKTFRLPTYLHERLIAIRGAKYALEDQGVSPTTQNIAKLLNISEKKVHNATEAVNKALSLDQQAFPSLNGLPGDTLHSYIEDQNVANDPWHGFEEWYLKEEVNKLLNSNLTERERDIIQLYHGIGKQCHTWEDISRQFGLSRERVRQVGLIAMEKLKHAARRKKLDALLQDY; from the exons ATGACGGCGACGCCTGCCTTGATCGGGCTGAGCGCAGGCAACCGCCTTCTCAGCACGTCCTTCGGGCCGCCCAACGACCTGCTCTCCGACAAGGTCAACAGCCACATGAGCAGCGCGGCGGGAGACGCCCACGGCTCCTCCTCGCTGCAGTTCGCGCCACCGGCCGCGTCCAAGCTCACCGTCGCCGCGCACAGGCTCAAGCTCTCCCCACATGGCCGCGCGCAGGTCATGCGGGCCCTCAGGCAGAGCGCGCCTGCGCTCGCGCCGCAGCCTCCTCCGTTGTTGCCCGCCGACGAGTTCTCCCTCGATGCCATTATCCTGCTGCAGAGGTCCATGCTCGAGAAGCAGTGGCAGCTCCccttcgaggaggaggacgacgacgacggcggcggcgatggccaCCATGTGGAGGCCATTGGTTCGGCCGAGGACGATGACGGCAAGGGCAGGAGCAGCTCCGTCGTCGTGGCGCGCTCCGGCGTCTCGGcgaggcagcggcggatgagcggCCGGAGGCGTGGGAGGTCCAAGAAAGGCAGCGGCGCCGTGCACCTGAGCATCAGCCCCGAGCTGCTGCAGAGCAGAAACCGCATCTACCTTCGCGGTACCGTCAGCAAGGAGCTCCTCACGCACAAGCAGGTTGTCCAcctctccaagaagatcaaggacgGGATATGGCTGCAGCAGCAAAGATCAAA GCTGAAAGAAAAACTGGGGAATGAGCCGTCGTACAAGCAGATGGCGCAATCACTTCGGATATCGACGCCGGAGCTACGGTCAAGAATGCGCGAGTCGTTCCTCGCGAGGGAGGTGCTAACGATGAGCAACATCCGTTTGGTCATATCCATCGCCCAGAAGTATGACAAGCTGGGGGTTGAGCTGTCCGACCTGATTCAG GGTGGTCTCATAGGGCTACTCCGCGGGATCGAAAAGTTTGATGCATCTAGGGGCTTCAGAATTTCCACTTACGTATACTGGTGGATTCGTCAG GGTGTTTCAAGAGCACTGGCCGACAACTCGAAAACATTCAGGCTCCCTACTTACCTGCATGAGAGGCTGATTGCGATTCGTGGCGCAAAGTACGCATTGGAGGACCAAGGGGTTTCTCCGACAACGCAA AACATCGCAAAGTTGCTCAATATATCGGAGAAGAAAGTGCACAATGCTACAGAG GCTGTCAATAAGGCTCTTTCGTTGGATCAACAGGCATTCCCCTCCTTAAATGGCCTACCCGGAGATACACTCCACAGC TATATAGAGGATCAAAATGTTGCGAATGACCCATGGCATGGATTTGAGGAGTGGTATCTAAAG GAGGAAGTCAACAAACTTCTAAACTCAAATCTCACTGAACGTGAGAGAGACATTATTCAGTTATACCATGGTATAGGGAAACAATGCCATACATGGGAGGATATTAGCAGACA GTTCGGGTTATCCAGGGAGAGGGTGAGGCAAGTAGGGCTTATCGCAATGGAGAAGCTGAAGCACGCCGCGAGGCGGAAAAAGCTGGATGCGTTGCTCCAGGATTACTGA